One window of the Ureibacillus sp. FSL W7-1570 genome contains the following:
- a CDS encoding serine protease, with translation MANEEKHEQEPMNEEEFLEIVLEAQKEALEKEREDRLKEEEIAKKPRRFRKMMALLMAIILAFSTFAVIFEIYSIPAIEFLKTSARLSSQKEIQSYKKAVVQITTEDGKGTGFSISENGLIVTNEHVIDDALTIKVSFPDNGLYKGEVVATYPEVDLALLQVDGKDLPYLTLSEKYQYLQQESIYIIGNPLYFTGIANEGHVLEPVLLADWEEEVYMIDAPVYRGNSGSPVINDDGKVIGIIFATLDHEKFGQVGLFIPVAYLQERMSNSSSPHSTTGS, from the coding sequence ATGGCCAATGAAGAAAAACATGAGCAAGAACCGATGAATGAAGAGGAATTCTTAGAAATTGTATTGGAGGCGCAAAAGGAGGCGCTTGAAAAAGAGAGGGAAGATCGGCTAAAAGAAGAAGAAATCGCCAAAAAACCCCGCAGATTCAGGAAAATGATGGCTTTGTTGATGGCCATTATCCTTGCCTTCAGCACCTTTGCCGTGATTTTTGAAATCTATTCCATCCCCGCCATTGAGTTTCTGAAGACTTCGGCAAGACTGTCATCCCAAAAAGAAATTCAATCTTATAAAAAAGCGGTTGTTCAAATAACGACAGAGGACGGAAAGGGTACAGGATTTTCCATTTCGGAAAACGGTTTGATCGTTACAAACGAACATGTCATTGACGACGCCCTCACGATTAAGGTCAGTTTCCCTGATAATGGCTTATATAAAGGAGAGGTTGTGGCCACGTATCCCGAAGTGGACTTGGCCTTATTGCAGGTGGATGGAAAAGACCTGCCCTATTTGACGCTGAGTGAAAAATATCAATATCTCCAACAAGAATCCATTTATATCATCGGCAATCCCCTTTACTTTACGGGCATCGCCAATGAAGGGCATGTGCTGGAACCTGTTTTGCTTGCGGATTGGGAAGAGGAAGTATATATGATCGATGCGCCGGTATATCGGGGAAACAGCGGCAGCCCAGTAATCAATGATGACGGGAAAGTAATCGGCATCATCTTCGCCACTTTGGATCATGAAAAATTTGGCCAAGTGGGGCTCTTTATCCCTGTTGCATATTTGCAGGAAAGGATGAGCAATTCATCATCCCCCCATTCGACAACAGGCTCCTGA
- a CDS encoding FAD-dependent oxidoreductase, which translates to MKKVLIVGGVAGGASAAARIRRLDEQARIIMFEKGPHVSFSNCSLPYYLGGVVASKEKLVLMTPESFKTKYNIEARVNQEVIHIHRDEKTVEVKNLETNEVYKESYDVLILSPGASPVVPPFEGVNLPHVFTVRNVVDIDRLHQYVSRSNVESVAIIGGGFIGVEVAENLREAGKEVTLVEYAPQIMAPFDEDMVQILHKEMMDHGVQLIVGDGLKKITEHSIELNSGKQVEAQAVVLAIGVKPEVALAKEAGLEIGELGGIKVNANYQTSDPSIYAVGDAIEVYHRLTRRPTRLALAGPAVRQARAAADHIYGHKQENKGVIGSSVVKIFDLNCAVTGLNERAAKEANIQYDSVYIIAPDKVGIMPDSHPLHFKLIFEVPTGRILGAQAIGKGNADKRIDVIATLVTLGGTLEDLKELELAYSPIYSTARDVVNIAALVGLNILHDDYKQVHVSEVRGLVEQGATFIDVREKNEFERGHLVNAINIPLSELRERVDEIPRDKPVYLHCRSGQRSYNAVKMLQNLGFTNVYNVSGSFLGISLYEYFIDVTTGRDKIVTDYNFK; encoded by the coding sequence ATGAAAAAAGTGTTGATTGTTGGAGGCGTAGCAGGAGGAGCCAGTGCTGCCGCAAGAATTCGCCGGTTGGATGAACAGGCGCGAATCATCATGTTTGAAAAGGGGCCACACGTATCCTTTTCCAACTGTTCCTTGCCGTATTATTTGGGCGGGGTGGTAGCATCAAAAGAAAAATTGGTGCTAATGACGCCGGAGAGTTTTAAAACGAAGTACAATATCGAAGCCCGCGTCAATCAGGAAGTCATTCACATTCATCGGGATGAAAAAACGGTGGAAGTGAAAAATCTGGAAACGAATGAAGTGTATAAAGAAAGCTATGATGTTTTAATTTTATCACCTGGAGCGAGTCCAGTCGTCCCTCCGTTTGAAGGGGTGAATCTGCCGCATGTATTTACGGTGAGAAATGTGGTGGATATCGACCGCTTGCATCAATACGTGAGCCGGTCCAATGTGGAAAGCGTCGCAATCATTGGCGGAGGCTTTATAGGTGTCGAAGTGGCGGAAAATTTAAGGGAAGCGGGAAAAGAAGTCACATTGGTGGAATATGCTCCTCAAATCATGGCGCCATTTGATGAAGATATGGTGCAAATTCTTCATAAAGAAATGATGGATCATGGCGTTCAATTGATTGTCGGTGATGGGCTGAAAAAAATTACGGAACATTCCATAGAACTCAACTCCGGAAAACAAGTGGAGGCCCAAGCGGTGGTGCTGGCCATTGGAGTGAAGCCGGAAGTGGCGCTTGCCAAGGAAGCGGGGCTTGAAATTGGGGAGCTTGGAGGCATTAAAGTCAATGCCAATTATCAAACGTCCGACCCATCCATTTATGCCGTGGGGGATGCCATTGAAGTATATCATCGCTTGACCCGCAGACCGACAAGGCTCGCTTTGGCCGGACCGGCTGTCAGACAGGCGAGGGCGGCTGCGGACCATATTTATGGCCATAAGCAGGAAAATAAAGGGGTTATCGGTTCCTCTGTCGTAAAAATTTTCGATTTAAATTGCGCTGTAACCGGGTTAAATGAGCGGGCGGCAAAAGAGGCGAACATTCAATATGACAGTGTTTATATCATCGCGCCGGATAAAGTGGGAATCATGCCGGACAGCCATCCGCTCCATTTCAAATTGATTTTTGAAGTGCCGACGGGAAGAATCCTCGGGGCCCAGGCCATCGGAAAAGGAAATGCAGACAAACGCATCGATGTGATTGCCACATTAGTTACGTTGGGCGGCACGCTGGAAGATTTGAAAGAGTTGGAATTGGCCTACTCCCCGATTTACAGCACGGCGCGGGATGTGGTGAATATCGCGGCTCTTGTGGGACTGAACATCTTACACGATGATTATAAACAAGTGCACGTTTCCGAAGTGCGCGGCTTGGTGGAGCAAGGGGCAACCTTCATTGATGTTCGTGAGAAGAACGAATTTGAACGGGGGCATTTGGTGAATGCCATCAACATCCCATTGAGCGAATTGCGGGAGCGGGTCGATGAAATTCCCCGCGACAAGCCGGTATACTTGCATTGCCGTTCCGGTCAGCGGAGTTACAATGCGGTGAAAATGTTGCAAAACTTAGGATTTACAAATGTCTACAACGTTTCCGGTTCCTTCTTGGGCATTTCTTTATATGAATACTTCATAGATGTGACCACTGGCCGGGACAAAATCGTCACTGACTATAATTTCAAATGA
- a CDS encoding SMR family transporter → MNKHWMTVYVAALFEVLWVIGLAHADRFLEWAGTVCAIFLSNYLLIRASQFLPAGTVYSVFVGLGSLGAVISDIVFFGEPFHLLKICFILFIIAGVVGLQLLTDEDAGKGDEE, encoded by the coding sequence ATGAACAAACATTGGATGACCGTTTATGTTGCCGCATTATTTGAAGTGCTGTGGGTGATCGGCCTTGCCCATGCGGATCGTTTCCTTGAATGGGCTGGAACAGTCTGCGCGATTTTCTTGAGCAATTACTTATTGATCCGGGCATCTCAATTTTTGCCCGCAGGAACGGTCTATTCGGTTTTTGTCGGATTAGGAAGCTTAGGGGCGGTCATTAGCGATATTGTATTCTTTGGAGAGCCTTTTCATCTGTTAAAGATATGCTTCATTTTGTTCATTATTGCAGGGGTTGTTGGGTTGCAGCTTTTGACGGATGAAGATGCCGGAAAGGGGGATGAAGAGTGA
- a CDS encoding multidrug efflux SMR transporter: MAWGALILAGLFETLVVASMNQFAVRRSWQPIALFIGSFGGSLVLLQYAMQTIPMGTAYAVWTGIGVVGGTLVGIIFYNESGNWKRILCIFAILVATIGLKLLEG, encoded by the coding sequence ATGGCATGGGGGGCGCTTATACTTGCCGGTTTATTTGAAACATTGGTAGTTGCGTCGATGAATCAATTTGCCGTCCGCCGCAGCTGGCAGCCGATTGCGTTATTCATCGGAAGTTTTGGAGGGAGCTTGGTTTTATTGCAATATGCCATGCAAACGATTCCGATGGGAACCGCCTATGCCGTTTGGACGGGAATCGGTGTTGTGGGGGGTACCCTGGTAGGTATAATCTTTTACAATGAATCAGGAAATTGGAAGAGAATATTGTGCATTTTTGCCATTCTTGTGGCGACAATTGGTTTAAAATTGTTGGAGGGGTAA
- the thpR gene encoding RNA 2',3'-cyclic phosphodiesterase, producing the protein MSKHHYFFAVKLPKEAKEFLYEWIQARKGDFPFARWVHPEDYHITLAFLGFAEKKKLEQAIEKVKPILEKEVSFTLTLNSIGVFGPQKAPRIFWADVESSEQLFSIQKEVYQQCVETGFQLDKKPFRPHITLARKWNSGDAFDIKTLMQIREENGNTFSFNVTEVVLYETHLDRTPKYVEYANFPLAVPGA; encoded by the coding sequence TTGTCAAAGCACCATTATTTTTTTGCAGTGAAATTGCCGAAAGAAGCGAAAGAATTTTTATATGAGTGGATTCAAGCGAGAAAAGGGGATTTTCCATTTGCACGCTGGGTTCATCCGGAAGATTACCATATAACTCTGGCTTTTTTGGGGTTTGCTGAAAAGAAGAAGCTGGAGCAAGCGATAGAGAAAGTGAAGCCCATTTTGGAAAAGGAAGTTTCATTCACATTAACATTGAATTCCATCGGCGTTTTCGGTCCACAAAAAGCTCCCCGCATTTTTTGGGCGGATGTGGAATCTTCAGAACAGCTCTTTTCCATTCAAAAAGAGGTTTATCAGCAATGTGTGGAGACGGGATTTCAATTGGATAAAAAACCTTTCCGCCCGCATATCACATTGGCGAGAAAATGGAATAGCGGGGATGCTTTTGACATAAAAACATTGATGCAGATTCGTGAGGAAAACGGAAATACTTTCTCCTTCAACGTGACGGAAGTCGTTCTTTATGAAACCCATTTGGATCGGACACCGAAGTATGTTGAGTATGCAAATTTTCCTCTGGCCGTCCCGGGAGCCTGA